In the genome of Arthrobacter alpinus, the window CTCCGGTGAATACGCCATGATCGAGGCAGCCGCAGCGAACGGTTGGATCAACCGCAGGGCGGCCATCGAGGAATCGGTCCTGAGCATCAAGCGGGCCGGCGCCACCATGATCCTCAGCTACTGGGCGGCCGAACTGGCCGGCTGGCTCCGCGAAAACTAAAACTCACTTCTTCCGTAATTCAGCTCCCTTTAGCCAAGGATTCTTCATGACCAGCTCGCAGGAACTTTTTGACCGCGCCAAGACCCTCATGCCCGGTGGGGTGAACTCGCCTGTGCGCGCCTTTGGCTCCGTGGGTGGAACACCGCGCTTCATGGTTAACGCCAAGGGCGCCTACCTCACCGACGCTGACGGCCGCGACTACGTTGACCTGGTGTGCTCCTGGGGCCCGGCCCTGTTGGGACACGCGCACCCGGATGTGTTGGCAGCCGTCCACGCGGCCGTTGACCACGGACTGAGCTTCGGCGCCTCCACCCCGGCCGAAAGCGAACTGGCCGCCTTGGTGCAGGGGCGGGTATCCGGCGTCGAACGCCTCCGCATGGTGTCCACCGGCACCGAGGCAACCATGACTGCCGTGCGCCTGGCCCGCGGTTTCATAGGCCGTGACTTGATCATCAAGTTCGCCGGCTGCTACCACGGACACCTGGATTCGCTGCTGGCCGCGGCCGGCTCCGGCCTGGCCACGCTGGCGCTGCCCGGGTCCGCTGGTGTCACTGCCGCCACCGCTGCCGAGACGCTGGTCCTGCCGTACAACGACCTCGCCGCCGTCGAAGCCGCCTTCGCCGCGCATGGGGACCGGATCGCCGCCGTCATCACCGAGGCCGCACCCGCCAACATGGGCGTCGTCACCCCGGGGGAGGGCTTCAACGCAGGGCTGTCCCGTATCACCTCAGCCAACGGCGCCCTGCTGATCCTGGACGAGGTCCTGACCGGATTCCGCGTTGGTGCGGCCGGCTACTGGGGCCTGACCGGCGAATCCGAAGGCTGGACCCCTGACCTGTTCACCTTCGGCAAGGTCATTGGTGGCGGACTTCCCACGGCGGCCCTCGGTGGCCGCGCGGACGTCATGGATTACCTGGCTCCCCTGGGCCCGGTCTACCAGGCGGGCACCTTGTCCGGAAACCCCGTGGCCATGGCCGCCGGCGTTGCCACGCTGGCTGCCGCCACCTCGGCCGTCTACGCCACGGTGGATGCACGCTCACTGGAGCTGTCCGCAGCCCTGTCAGGCGCATTGTCCGCGGAGGGTGTTGACCACTCCATCCAGCGCGCCGGCAGCCTGTTCTCTGTAGCGTTCGGCACCGCAGCCAACGGCGTTCACAACTACGACGACGCGCAGGCACAGGAAGTATTCCGCTACGCGCCGTTCTTCCACTCCATGCTGGACTCCGGTGTGTACCTGCCGCCGAGCGTCTTCGAAGCCTGGTTCCTCTCCGCAGCTCACGACGACGCAGCCATGAACCGCATCTTCGAGGCCCTGCCCGCCGCGGCGAAGGCTGCAGCTTCCGCCTAGTCTCACGCGAAAACGGGGCCAACCCGCGAGAACGGCGAAAGTACTCACCGTTCTCGCGGGTTGGCCCCGTTTTCGTGTTTTGATGCTAGAGCACGTCCGAGAGGAAGCCCTTCAAACGGTCAGTCTTCGGCTCGGTGAACAGCTGGTCCGGAGATCCGGTTTCCACCACAACACCGCCATCCATGAAAGTCACGGTGTCGGACACATTCCGGGAGAAGCCCATTTCGTGGGTCACAACCACCATGGTCATGCCGCCCTTGGCCAGATCGGTCATGAGCGCCAGGACGCCCTTCACCAACTCCGGGTCCAGGGCGCTCGTGGCCTCATCAAAGAACATGACCTCAGGCTCCATGGCCAGCGCGCGGGCAATCGCCACACGTTGCTGCTGCCCGCCGGAAAGATTCCCCGGACGAGCATCGGCCTTGTGCGACAGGCCCACAAGATCAAGCTGCTCGAGGGCCTTGGCGCGAGCCTGATCCTTGGGCAACTTCTTGATCTTGTGAAGGGCCAGGGACACATTGTCCAACACGGTTTTGTGTGGGAACAGGTTGAACTGCTGAAAAACCATTCCAATGCGACGCCGGAGCTCGTCCGGGTTGTCTTGCAAAACGGAGCGTCCATCGAGCTGGATGTCACCCTGATCTGGTTCGATCAGCCGGTTCATGACGCGCAGCAGGGTCGACTTTCCAGAACCCGAGGGGCCAATTACCGATGCCGTGGTGCCCTGGGGTACGTGGAGATCGATCCCGCGCAGCACCTTGTTGGCACCGAAGGCCAGATGAATATTGGTGGCTGTCAGGGAGCCTGAATTAAAGTCACTCATGTCTAAGCGCCCTTTCCAACGACGGCGGCGGCTTCGTCGGGTTCAATCTTCTGAGCCCGGCCTTCGCGCATGCGCTTGTCGATGTAGTTGACCAGATGGGTCAGCGGAATGGTCATGCACAGGTACAACAACCCGGCGGCGATCAAGGGAGACATATTTCCCGAGTTCGCGGCCGCATCGTTGCCCACGCGGTAGATTTCTCGCTGGCTGGAGAGCAGCCCCAACATGTAGATCAAGGACGAATCCTTGATGAGGTGGATCAGCTGGTTCACCAAGGCCGGCAGAACCCTGCGGATACCCTGCGGGATGACCACAAGCATCATGGCTGAGGTGTAGCTGAAGCCCAAGGCTCGGGATGCTTCCAGCTGTCCCTTGTCAACACTCTGAATGCCCGAACGGAAGATCTCACCCATGTAGGCGGCAGCCATCAAAGTCAGCGCGAAAATCCCCAACGGGAACGGGTTGGTGATACCCATGGACTGGCGCAAGATGGGCCCCAGCCCGATGCCGATGATCACGATGACCAAGATGGCGGGAAGCCCGCGGAGGATATCCGTATAAATCCGTGCCATCCACCGTAAAACGGGGTTTCGTGAGATGCCCATGATGGCCAGGACCAGGCCAAGGATGGATCCCAGAATGCCCGAGGAAATGGCGAGGATGAGCGTGTTGGGCAGGCCGACAGTGAGCATGCTGGGAATAACTTCCCCCATGGCCTGCCAGTCAAAGAATGTTTTAAGGAACTGCTCGAATGCATCCACGAATTGCTTGCCTTAGGAGATCTTGGCGGCCTTGGACCCGGGGGTCCAATCAGCGGGGGTTTCGCGCTCCGGGTACCATTCCTTGGTCAGCTTGGCCCAGGTGCCGTCGGTGATGACTGCGTCCAGCGCGGAGTTCAACGCATCGATCAGCGGCTTGTTCTCGGAGTTCACGGCATAAGCGGTGAAGTTCTGAGTGTTGACCACGGACTCTGCGATAACCGTGCCGTCGCCATCCTTG includes:
- a CDS encoding amino acid ABC transporter permease, which produces MDAFEQFLKTFFDWQAMGEVIPSMLTVGLPNTLILAISSGILGSILGLVLAIMGISRNPVLRWMARIYTDILRGLPAILVIVIIGIGLGPILRQSMGITNPFPLGIFALTLMAAAYMGEIFRSGIQSVDKGQLEASRALGFSYTSAMMLVVIPQGIRRVLPALVNQLIHLIKDSSLIYMLGLLSSQREIYRVGNDAAANSGNMSPLIAAGLLYLCMTIPLTHLVNYIDKRMREGRAQKIEPDEAAAVVGKGA
- the hemL gene encoding glutamate-1-semialdehyde 2,1-aminomutase produces the protein MTSSQELFDRAKTLMPGGVNSPVRAFGSVGGTPRFMVNAKGAYLTDADGRDYVDLVCSWGPALLGHAHPDVLAAVHAAVDHGLSFGASTPAESELAALVQGRVSGVERLRMVSTGTEATMTAVRLARGFIGRDLIIKFAGCYHGHLDSLLAAAGSGLATLALPGSAGVTAATAAETLVLPYNDLAAVEAAFAAHGDRIAAVITEAAPANMGVVTPGEGFNAGLSRITSANGALLILDEVLTGFRVGAAGYWGLTGESEGWTPDLFTFGKVIGGGLPTAALGGRADVMDYLAPLGPVYQAGTLSGNPVAMAAGVATLAAATSAVYATVDARSLELSAALSGALSAEGVDHSIQRAGSLFSVAFGTAANGVHNYDDAQAQEVFRYAPFFHSMLDSGVYLPPSVFEAWFLSAAHDDAAMNRIFEALPAAAKAAASA
- a CDS encoding amino acid ABC transporter ATP-binding protein, with product MSDFNSGSLTATNIHLAFGANKVLRGIDLHVPQGTTASVIGPSGSGKSTLLRVMNRLIEPDQGDIQLDGRSVLQDNPDELRRRIGMVFQQFNLFPHKTVLDNVSLALHKIKKLPKDQARAKALEQLDLVGLSHKADARPGNLSGGQQQRVAIARALAMEPEVMFFDEATSALDPELVKGVLALMTDLAKGGMTMVVVTHEMGFSRNVSDTVTFMDGGVVVETGSPDQLFTEPKTDRLKGFLSDVL